One window of the Cicer arietinum cultivar CDC Frontier isolate Library 1 unplaced genomic scaffold, Cicar.CDCFrontier_v2.0 Ca_scaffold_5780_v2.0, whole genome shotgun sequence genome contains the following:
- the LOC101507107 gene encoding abscisic acid 8'-hydroxylase 2-like codes for MQLFFTSFTNSCLDSSFFFILLSLFFSSFFILIPFLQWWQHHRNKDKRLPPGSMGWPYFGETLMLYTQNPNSFFSKRQKRYGDIFKTHILGCPCVMISNPEAARTVLVTQAHLFKPTYPPSKEKMIGPEALFFQQGVYHSMLKKLVQASFLPSTIKNSVSHVDQIVQKLLPTWTNRTINTLQEMKKYAFEVAANSAFGEIKELEMEKIRELYGCLEKGYNSYPLHLPGTSYWKAMKARKVLNEIIRKIIERRKERRNYGEGLLGILLRGRGDDDERRYQLSDSQVADNLIGVIFAAHDTTASVLTWILKYLHDNLNLLESLTKEQQQIQNKLAKESRGLSWEDTRQMPFTSRVK; via the exons ATGCAACTTTTCTTCACATCATTTACCAATTCTTGTTTAGATTCCTccttctttttcattttattgagcctttttttctcttcctttttTATTCTCATTCCTTTCCTTCAATGGTGGCAACACCATAGAAACAAAGACAAAAGGTTACCCCCTGGTTCAATGGGTTGGCCTTATTTTGGAGAGACACTCATGCTCTACACTCAAAACCCAAattcattcttctccaaaaggCAAAAACg ATATGGAGATATATTCAAGACACACATACTTGGATGTCCATGTGTGATGATATCAAACCCTGAGGCAGCTAGAACAGTGCTAGTAACTCAAGCACATCTTTTCAAACCAACATACCCTCCAAGTAAAGAGAAGATGATAGGACCAGAAGCTTTGTTCTTTCAACAAGGTGTTTATCACTCCATGCTAAAGAAGCTAGTTCAAGCCTCTTTTTTACCTTCCACAATTAAGAACTCTGTCTCTCATGTGGACCAAATTGTACAAAAATTGCTTCCAACTTGGACTAATAGAACCATCAACACCTTGCAAGAGATGAAAAAG taTGCTTTTGAAGTGGCTGCAAATTCAGCCTTTGGTGAAATAAAAGAGTTGGAAATGGAAAAAATAAGAGAATTGTATGGTTGTTTGGAGAAGGGATACAATTCTTATCCTTTACATCTTCCTGGAACTTCATATTGGAAAGCAATGAAG GCAAGGAAGGTACTAAATGAGATTATAAGGAAGATAATTGAAAGAAGGAAGGAGAGAAGGAATTATGGTGAAGGGTTGTTGGGAATTCTGTTGAGAGGCAGAGGTGATGATGATGAAAGGAGATACCAACTCAGTGATTCTCAAGTTGCTGATAATCTCATTGGTGTTATATTTGCTGCACATGACACTACAGCTAGTGTTCTAACATGGATTCTAAAGTACTTGCATGACAATCTCAATCTCTTGGAATCTCTCACT aaagaacaacaacaaatacaaaacaaacTAGCTAAGGAAAGTCGTGGACTTTCATGGGAGGATACCAGGCAGATGCCCTTCACTAGCAGGGTAAAATAA